ACTATCGGACACTCCAGCGCCGGTCCGAAAACCGGACAGTTTCGCGTTAGTCCGAAAACCGGACAGCGTGACTAGGACACAAAAAAACCCGCGCATGGCGGGTTAGATGTCGCGCGCTACTTGCGCGCTATGTGCTAGGTGTCAACCTACTAGGCGCACAATCGACCGCGCATAGTCCATTGTTTGTTCCGGGACCTTCCCAGCGCGACCAAGTAGCACGTCCTGCGCGACCGCATAGGCGCGTAAAGGCGTGTTTATATTGTACTTTACCATAGCGGCATTCCAGCCAAATTCGCACGCTGCGACAAGACGTCGCATATCCCCCAGGCCCTTCATCGCCAATTTGCGATTATGTCGCAGTTTCGCGATATTGCTGGCCGATTCCTGCGACCCCTCTGTAAATAGGCCAGTTTCTTCGGCGCGAATCCCGGCCAATGGCGCTATACCCTTCAGGTAATGCCAGTGCCGACTACTACTGTGGAGCGATGGCCGGTGGTACTGCGCCCCATACGCAATCAGAAGTAGCGCCTTGTGGTCCCCTGCCCTTGCCGCACGACGCAATAGCTTGCCCTTAGCGTCATGAATTTGCCTTGTGCTGATAGGTCCCCCCCATGGCGTTGGTATCGAGTTGAGCGCCGTCAGGCGCGCCTCCAGCGTATCGCCCCCCGCCTTGCCCGATAGAATATCCGCAACACATTGCGTCACCGCCTTGCGCTCGGCGCGTTGTTGGCGCCTGCGCTCCATATCAGCAACACGCTTGTCGGCCCCAGCCTTGGCGATTGCCTTGCTGCGCGTGGCGCCTTCCCTAACCACAGCCCGCGCATATTTAACGCGCGCCTTGGCGTCTTGCTTGGCTCGCTTTGCCGCACTCATGTTCGCCTCATAAACGCGCCTTGCGTGCGCCTCAATTGACCCAAGCAAGGCGCCTTCGATGCCGTCATATTGCTCGCCCGCGCCTAGCACGTGGCGCGCGATTGTCAGTAGGTCGGCCACGTTGCAACAAAAACGTGTGGTGGATTGCGAGCCCCACCCGCCGCTTGAACCACGTTCACACGTGCCTGCCCATTCCCGCGCAGGCGACCTATAGTCTAGCGTCACATATTCATAGCGCGACCCGTATAGGCGCGCTACTTGCTTAACAGTTTCGCGCAAATGGCCGCTTATAGACTTGGTGGCGCGCCATCCGCGACCGCTATGGGTTTCGGTATCACCTTCCTCCCAAGCGACATCACAATGTCCTGAATTTAATTCAGCAAAAGCCGCTTTCAATTGTTTTCTTCTGATAGGTGAGCAGGATTCATATTGTTCTAGTAGGTTCATTGTCTTTTCGCTTTCTTGGCCTATTGGCTCGGGGCAGATATAGCGCGCCCCGATACCCGTTACAAGCAAATAGCAAAATATTTTGCGCCAATTGTTGTCAAGCTAAATCGACACCCAAGACAGTAGCAATATCAGACACTTACCAAATAAATGCCATTCACCAAAAAATGCCGTGTTAGCTATCAACTATCCCTGAACAGTGGAGCGATAGCGACACGTGGAAGGGCCCCGAAGCGCAAGCGCAGGGCATACAATCTCGAAACTATCCAGCTGACGGGCAGCAAGTAGCGCGCCGGTAGGCTTTCGGTGGGGGCAGATACCTATCGGCTTTCGACATAGTTTCACATTTTCTTAATCTGTATTGGACAGGGAAGGCGCGGCCCGAAGGTAGCCAGCGCCATTCAACTTCTTTTCTGTATTCGTAGTAGAAATTCTGAATCAGACGCGCGCGCGAGCGCGGGCACGTGCGGGCAGGCGCGAGACAGGCGGCCAGCGGCTTTGCTCCCTGCGGCTTTCAATGGCCATAGGTTCCTGCGTTTGGCCATGGCCATGAACATGACCTGCCCGAATTGAGAAAGCCGCTAGAATTTGATTCTACGACGCCTCGTGGCCATAGCTTCCTGTGGACAAAGCTGTGGATAACCTGTGTACGGCTGTGGACAAAGGTTTGGCCATGGCCATGGCTCCGCCTACATGTAGTGGCCGTGGCCGGAGGTAGGTGTTTTGGCCAAATAGGTGGCGACTACAGTTGCCAGTGAACAAAGCCTAGATTTCGGGGTTTGCGGCAATTGCGTTTTGCTCTCTTTTCGTCATTCGTTTGCCAAGAGAGATGCGCGCCGCACGTTGCGCTCGAGCCTTCTTTTCTGCCCGTTCTTTCGCCTTGCGAACGTAGTAATCCTCGCGAAATTCAATAAGCGAATCTTGCGCCGGTAGGTCGCGAATCTGCGCGGCCAGGAAGGCCGTTAGCTCGAGCATCCCTTGGCCCATCATGCCCGTGGCCGCGGCCCGCATGATGTCCGAATCCAGTAGGCGGACAAGCGTCCAACCCGCCGTGGACAAGGCTTTATTTCTGCCATTGTCGCGTTGCTTTTGGTGGCTTGAACGGTGGGACTTGTCGTCGATTTCAATGGCCAGGCGAACATCGGGAACGGTCAAGTCGACCACATATTTGCCGATTCGATGTTGTCGCCAATAGGGTAAATCCGTTGCGCGGGCGAGCGCGCGCTCGCACCAATATTCAGCGCGCGACGGGTGCGTGAGATTCAGGAACATGACTCGGAGATGTTGGTCCATTGTCGAATCGTACATGCGGGCATGAACGTAAGACAATCTCCCACGTGGCCATTAGGTCGATGAACGTGGCCAGTGATACCGCATCGGCGCGCGAGATGGCCAAGCCATCACCCGCCGGCGTTGCATGAACGCGAGGCACGGTAGGTATTTGTGGGAGCACGCAGGGTGCCGATACGATGGCCGGCGGTGTGCTACTTACGAGGTGGACGCGACGCTTGCAACAACTCGGCGAGCTGCTCAAGAGTAGCGCCATCGTGAGCATGCTGAACAAGGGCTTTGTATTTTTCATAGAGCGCAATGCTAGCAGATTGCATCGCGAGAATCTGGCCGCGCGCGACGGTCAACTCGGTGGCATAGTCGGTGGCTTTGGTGTCCGCGAGCACGCATTGCTCCACCATGCGTTCTATTTCACGTTCGGCGCCCTGGTATTGCCGGCGCCAATGCCACGCCATGAACGAGGCGATGGCCGCGACGCCGACGCTGATAACTGCGATAGCCGATTGCAAGTCAAAAGAACCCATGATGCAATCGTAGTTGAATGAGCCGACGCGCGCCACCGCCGCCGACAACGTATGGCACATGCCTGGTGATGGCGCATTTCAATGACCTTTGCCCACATACCAACTGCCGGCACGCGATAGGTGATGGCACGTGTTCGCTGAAGTACGCCGACGCCGGCGCCATGCGGCTGGAGGAAGTCGGCGAGGTGCTGGGTGTGACTCGCGAACGCGTCCGCCAGCTTCAATTGCGCGCCGAGCGAAACATGCTCAAGTTGATAAATTTGAAAGGGTGGGAGTGATGGAATTATTCGTCGCGTTGATGGCCATGGCCGTGCTTGCGTTTCTCATTGAGGCCAAGCACATGAACAACCGCTGGTCGCTTGTCCCAATCTTTTGCGCGCTGGCGCTGGCCGTCTTGACAGTGCTGGTTGTGCTTGGTAACCGCAGCTACTGACATGGCAAAGAAGACAAACGCCGAGCGCGCGCGCGAAATCCTCGAAGCTGCCGGCGAGCTAGATGTCGGCGTCTATCGCGCGCTGATTAGGACATGCCGGAGTCGCATGGCCGAGCTAATGCCGCCCAAGGTGGGCGTTGTATCACTCAAGATGTTTGATGACGAATTAGCGCTGGTCATTCCG
The sequence above is a segment of the Myxococcales bacterium genome. Coding sequences within it:
- a CDS encoding DUF559 domain-containing protein, whose translation is MDQHLRVMFLNLTHPSRAEYWCERALARATDLPYWRQHRIGKYVVDLTVPDVRLAIEIDDKSHRSSHQKQRDNGRNKALSTAGWTLVRLLDSDIMRAAATGMMGQGMLELTAFLAAQIRDLPAQDSLIEFREDYYVRKAKERAEKKARAQRAARISLGKRMTKREQNAIAANPEI